The proteins below come from a single Chryseobacterium bernardetii genomic window:
- a CDS encoding response regulator, with protein MPKKIIRNLQIGIGLSLLILIASSVASYWSIQNQMNHRESLSQSRRSVTAVKDILVALLDAETGNRGYQLTGREDFLEPYKRGVREYSKALVLAESLGMQDKNQQERLAVLKIAVNQVMNNLKNLVENRRRGIVMTQQQIVTGKAYMDECRKIVRDFVQYEDRQVEIKNKDLKRSSETTVIFIVFSALAAIVVTAFFYFKMRADLIRREELEKMLRDKDQEMTRRVSAIQKIANRVANGDYSEKAVDNAEDDLGDLVESLNHMTESLKTSFEKINKSDWRQKGLALLNESLVGNKSVQEVAGKALHQLIEYGNCINGSLYLFDDGILKLNKAFGLEANMKKTFEPGEGMVGQAFLNAKTRVYNNLHEDDFVVTFASSTIKIYGIILIPIFADGHVIGVLELGSTSNFEEDRISYFEECSVNIGIALNAAKGREKEQQLLEETQAQSEELQVQHSELENLNTELEAQTQKLQASEEELKVQQEELMQANAELEERSRLLEEKNHLIAERNNEIQKKVEELALSTKYKSEFLANMSHELRTPLNSILLLSRLMAENPDKNLNEDQVESARVIQSSGSSLLTLIDEILDLAKIESGKMTLEYQKIIIEDIIKDLKSLFSPVFQEKALPFNVHVDTDVQEVIESDRLRIDQVLRNLLSNALKFTTKGSIDLHIRKHSEKSDFIIFSVKDTGIGIAEDKQKIIFEAFQQADGSTKRKFGGTGLGLSISREIARLLGGELALKSEVNKGSEFSFIIPVHPVTEIANAETDQDLVEIIREDVEEIQNILEEGEVVPLNTLQIPDDVEDDRENIQDGDKIILIIEDDTNFAKALLKYAHLQNYKGIVVVRGDYALSAARQYHPHAILLDVQLPVKDGWEVMDELKSDPHVKHIPVHMMSALHVKKESLMKGAVDFINKPVALDKMTDVFRKIEEALQKGTQKVLIVEENAKHANALSYFLSNFNISLSVEHNVEDSVKALTSDLVDCVILDVGSTKGNDYHIIESIKSYEGLENLPIIIFTEHHLSKEEELKIKQYADSIVVKTAHSYQRVLDEVGLFLHLVEEKNGSAENSRGRMLGSLTEVLSGKKILITDDDVRNIFSLTKALEKYKVEVIVAMDGKHALEQIHHNPDVDVILMDMMMPEMDGYETIKEIRKMPAFKKLPVIAITAKSMIGEREKCITAGASDYISKPVDIDQLLSLLRVWLYES; from the coding sequence ATGCCGAAAAAAATTATACGAAACCTTCAGATTGGAATAGGCCTTTCGCTTTTGATTTTGATTGCAAGCTCTGTGGCTTCATACTGGAGTATTCAGAATCAGATGAATCATCGTGAAAGCCTTTCTCAAAGCAGGCGTTCTGTAACTGCTGTTAAAGATATTCTGGTAGCTCTGCTGGATGCGGAGACAGGAAACAGAGGTTATCAGCTGACTGGGAGAGAGGATTTCCTGGAGCCTTATAAGCGTGGCGTTAGAGAATATTCTAAAGCTTTGGTGCTGGCAGAATCATTGGGAATGCAGGATAAAAACCAGCAGGAAAGACTGGCCGTATTAAAAATAGCAGTCAATCAGGTGATGAATAATCTGAAAAACCTGGTAGAAAACAGACGAAGGGGGATTGTGATGACCCAGCAGCAGATTGTTACAGGAAAAGCCTATATGGATGAATGCCGTAAAATAGTAAGGGATTTTGTACAATACGAAGACCGCCAGGTTGAAATTAAAAACAAAGATCTGAAGCGTTCTTCAGAAACAACGGTCATCTTTATTGTTTTTTCTGCATTGGCTGCCATAGTAGTGACGGCTTTTTTCTATTTTAAAATGCGTGCAGACCTCATCAGAAGGGAAGAGCTGGAGAAAATGCTGAGAGATAAGGACCAGGAAATGACACGCCGGGTAAGTGCCATTCAGAAAATTGCGAACAGAGTAGCCAATGGTGACTATAGTGAGAAAGCAGTAGATAATGCAGAGGATGATCTCGGAGACCTTGTAGAGTCCCTTAATCATATGACTGAATCATTAAAAACATCTTTTGAAAAAATTAATAAAAGCGACTGGCGCCAGAAAGGGCTTGCTTTGCTGAATGAATCCCTGGTAGGAAACAAATCGGTACAGGAAGTTGCCGGTAAAGCTTTACATCAGTTGATTGAATATGGAAACTGCATCAATGGTTCATTGTATCTTTTTGACGATGGGATCCTGAAACTCAATAAAGCTTTCGGCCTGGAAGCCAATATGAAAAAAACTTTTGAACCCGGTGAAGGAATGGTAGGACAGGCTTTCCTGAATGCTAAAACAAGGGTATACAATAATCTTCATGAAGATGATTTTGTAGTCACCTTTGCCAGCAGCACCATCAAGATTTACGGTATCATTCTTATACCAATTTTTGCAGATGGACATGTGATAGGGGTCCTTGAATTGGGATCAACATCCAATTTTGAGGAAGACAGAATCAGCTATTTCGAGGAATGCAGCGTGAATATAGGTATAGCACTGAATGCAGCAAAAGGAAGAGAAAAAGAACAGCAGCTGCTGGAAGAAACCCAGGCACAGTCTGAAGAATTACAGGTGCAGCACTCTGAGCTTGAAAACCTCAATACTGAACTGGAGGCACAGACCCAAAAACTCCAGGCTTCAGAAGAAGAATTGAAAGTACAGCAGGAAGAGCTGATGCAGGCCAATGCAGAACTGGAAGAACGTTCAAGGCTACTGGAAGAAAAAAATCATTTGATCGCTGAACGCAACAATGAGATTCAGAAAAAAGTAGAAGAGCTGGCGCTCAGCACCAAATATAAGTCTGAATTTTTAGCCAATATGTCCCATGAATTGAGGACACCACTTAATTCAATTCTGCTGTTATCCAGGTTAATGGCAGAAAATCCGGATAAAAACCTCAACGAAGATCAGGTGGAATCTGCCAGGGTTATTCAAAGCTCAGGAAGCAGCTTATTGACTTTAATAGATGAAATTCTTGATCTGGCTAAAATAGAATCCGGTAAAATGACCCTGGAATACCAGAAGATTATTATTGAAGACATTATAAAAGATCTGAAAAGCCTTTTCAGCCCTGTATTTCAGGAAAAAGCCCTTCCATTCAATGTTCACGTTGATACAGACGTGCAGGAAGTTATTGAAAGTGACCGGCTGAGAATTGATCAGGTATTAAGGAATCTGCTTTCTAATGCTTTAAAATTTACCACAAAAGGAAGCATAGATTTGCATATCAGAAAACATTCTGAGAAATCTGATTTTATTATATTTTCAGTAAAAGATACCGGGATCGGAATTGCAGAAGACAAACAGAAGATTATCTTTGAAGCATTCCAGCAGGCTGATGGATCTACAAAAAGAAAATTCGGAGGCACCGGTCTCGGACTTTCAATAAGCCGTGAAATTGCAAGGCTTTTAGGAGGAGAACTGGCACTGAAAAGTGAAGTGAATAAAGGCAGTGAATTCAGCTTTATTATTCCTGTACATCCGGTAACTGAAATTGCAAATGCCGAAACCGATCAGGATCTGGTAGAAATCATCCGTGAAGACGTTGAAGAAATCCAGAATATCCTTGAAGAGGGGGAAGTTGTTCCGTTGAATACATTACAAATCCCCGATGATGTGGAAGATGATAGAGAGAATATTCAGGACGGAGATAAGATTATTCTTATTATTGAAGATGACACCAATTTTGCAAAAGCATTATTGAAATATGCTCATTTACAGAACTATAAAGGTATCGTGGTTGTAAGAGGTGATTATGCTCTTTCAGCTGCACGACAATATCACCCGCATGCAATTTTACTGGATGTTCAGCTTCCTGTAAAAGATGGCTGGGAAGTAATGGATGAACTGAAGTCGGACCCTCATGTGAAGCATATTCCTGTCCACATGATGTCTGCCCTGCATGTGAAAAAAGAAAGTCTTATGAAAGGTGCGGTTGATTTTATCAATAAGCCTGTAGCACTTGATAAAATGACTGACGTATTCAGAAAGATTGAAGAAGCATTGCAAAAAGGAACCCAGAAAGTTCTGATTGTTGAAGAAAATGCCAAACATGCCAATGCATTGTCCTATTTTCTGAGCAATTTTAATATTTCCTTATCAGTGGAACATAATGTGGAAGATAGTGTAAAAGCGCTTACTTCAGATCTTGTTGACTGTGTCATTCTGGATGTTGGAAGCACCAAAGGAAATGATTACCATATCATAGAGTCCATTAAAAGTTATGAGGGACTGGAGAATCTTCCGATCATTATTTTTACCGAGCACCATTTATCAAAAGAAGAAGAACTCAAAATAAAACAATATGCAGATTCTATTGTGGTAAAAACAGCTCATTCTTATCAGAGAGTGCTGGATGAAGTAGGTTTATTCTTACACCTGGTAGAAGAAAAAAACGGATCTGCTGAAAATAGCAGAGGGAGAATGCTGGGCTCCTTAACGGAAGTTCTGAGTGGCAAAAAAATATTGATTACTGATGATGATGTACGCAATATTTTTTCTTTAACCAAAGCCCTGGAAAAATATAAAGTTGAAGTTATTGTAGCTATGGATGGGAAGCACGCCCTTGAACAAATTCACCACAATCCTGATGTAGATGTTATCCTGATGGATATGATGATGCCGGAAATGGATGGCTATGAGACCATTAAGGAAATAAGAAAAATGCCGGCTTTCAAAAAACTGCCTGTTATCGCCATTACTGCCAAATCTATGATTGGAGAACGCGAAAAATGTATTACGGCAGGAGCTTCGGATTATATCTCAAAACCGGTGGATATCGATCAGTTATTATCACTCCTCCGTGTTTGGTTGTATGAAAGTTAA
- a CDS encoding hybrid sensor histidine kinase/response regulator, translating to MILIVDDNQSNLYSLQKLLESKDFQVETAGSGEEALGKALKNDYALIILDVQMPDMDGFEVAETLADYSKTKDVPIIFLSAVNTDKRFITQGYASGGKDYVTKPVDPEILLLKVKTFYNLQEKNMAMKKTQQNLELEVKGRRESQVTMKSQIDHFHLMLESLPQIAFTLNEDGIVDFVNGKWYQYSDAEQNFPETHPDDYNIREELERCMRKGKALELEVRIKNIASGNYRYHLLRITPVYEEERVKNWVGTFTDIDDQKKVEKEKDEFLSIASHELKTPLTSIKAYVQLLERKLKLDKDSPEAGFVAKVQGQIEKLNTLITDLLDVSKIENGKLKINKKPANLESVISNAIETILQTHEQQVKIERHGTKPDILIPLDEIRIEQVLINFLTNAIKYSPNNNQVIVTTFVDKEAQEVRVSVTDFGIGIPDFKQDAVFKKFYRVEESSLQFQGMGIGLFICAEIIKQHHGSVGVSSIVDEGSTFYFTLPLN from the coding sequence ATGATTTTAATTGTTGATGACAACCAAAGCAATCTTTATTCGCTGCAAAAATTACTCGAATCTAAAGATTTTCAGGTTGAAACGGCCGGCTCCGGTGAAGAGGCCCTGGGGAAAGCACTGAAAAATGACTATGCTTTAATTATTTTAGATGTTCAGATGCCTGATATGGATGGCTTTGAAGTTGCAGAAACACTTGCCGATTACAGTAAGACCAAAGATGTACCTATTATATTTTTATCCGCTGTTAATACAGATAAAAGATTCATTACCCAGGGATATGCTTCCGGTGGTAAAGACTACGTAACCAAACCTGTAGATCCTGAAATTCTTTTGCTTAAGGTGAAAACCTTCTATAATCTTCAGGAGAAGAATATGGCGATGAAAAAAACACAGCAGAATCTGGAGCTGGAAGTGAAGGGAAGAAGAGAATCCCAGGTAACAATGAAGTCCCAGATTGATCATTTCCATCTCATGCTGGAATCCCTTCCCCAAATTGCATTTACCCTCAATGAAGACGGAATCGTTGATTTTGTTAATGGCAAATGGTATCAGTATTCTGATGCAGAACAAAATTTCCCTGAAACCCATCCTGATGATTATAACATCAGGGAAGAACTGGAAAGATGTATGAGAAAGGGAAAGGCCCTGGAATTAGAGGTCAGGATTAAAAATATCGCTTCAGGCAATTACCGTTATCATTTACTGAGAATAACACCTGTATATGAAGAAGAACGCGTTAAAAACTGGGTAGGAACATTTACTGATATTGATGATCAGAAAAAAGTGGAAAAAGAAAAAGATGAATTTTTAAGCATAGCAAGTCACGAGTTAAAAACTCCTCTTACCAGCATTAAAGCTTATGTGCAGCTATTGGAAAGAAAGCTGAAATTAGATAAAGACAGCCCCGAAGCAGGATTTGTTGCAAAAGTTCAGGGGCAGATTGAAAAGCTGAATACCCTCATCACAGACCTTCTTGATGTGTCGAAAATTGAAAATGGAAAACTGAAGATCAATAAAAAGCCGGCTAATCTGGAAAGTGTCATCAGTAATGCCATTGAAACAATACTGCAGACCCATGAGCAACAGGTGAAAATTGAGCGCCACGGAACAAAACCTGATATTTTAATTCCTTTGGATGAGATCCGTATTGAACAGGTACTGATTAATTTCCTGACGAATGCCATCAAATATTCACCCAATAATAATCAGGTAATTGTCACCACTTTTGTGGATAAGGAAGCCCAGGAAGTGAGAGTAAGTGTGACTGATTTTGGAATCGGTATACCTGATTTCAAACAAGATGCAGTATTCAAAAAGTTCTATCGTGTGGAAGAATCTTCATTGCAGTTCCAGGGAATGGGAATCGGACTGTTTATATGTGCTGAAATCATCAAACAGCATCATGGAAGCGTTGGTGTTTCCAGTATCGTAGATGAAGGTTCTACATTTTATTTTACCCTACCTTTAAATTAA
- a CDS encoding response regulator, with protein sequence MNKKILIVDDDPRNIFALKLTLKARGYAVESCTMAQEALEILKSGSSYIVLMDMMMPGIDGYEAVRMIRNTPEIKQVPVIAVTAQAMPEDRQKCLEAGADDYVSKPIDVDLLIMAIEKLS encoded by the coding sequence ATGAATAAGAAAATTTTAATTGTGGATGATGATCCACGCAATATATTTGCATTGAAATTGACCCTCAAAGCACGTGGATATGCAGTTGAATCATGTACAATGGCTCAGGAAGCTTTAGAAATACTGAAATCCGGCTCATCTTATATCGTCCTGATGGACATGATGATGCCCGGAATAGATGGTTATGAGGCGGTAAGAATGATAAGGAATACCCCTGAAATCAAACAAGTTCCTGTAATTGCAGTTACTGCACAGGCCATGCCTGAAGACCGCCAGAAATGTCTTGAAGCAGGAGCTGATGATTATGTCTCAAAACCAATTGATGTGGATCTTTTAATAATGGCAATAGAAAAACTTTCATAG